DNA from Aliarcobacter skirrowii CCUG 10374:
TTTTGCTATTTTAAAATATGTAAAAAATGTTTTTTCAAGAAAATCTATTTTTGTATTTAATGCTTTATTGTAAATATTTTCAAACTTATTTTTATAGTTTTTTAGAAGCTTTTCGCCCTTTATATCTTTTTTTATAGATTCAAAAATCTCCTCTATTGAACTTGGAATATATAAATCTTCTAAAATATCAACTAAACCATTTTTTGAGTAGTAAGAGATTTTATTTTTGTTTGAAAAGCTAATATAAAAATTTATAATAGATTTCTCAAACAGTTCACTCTCTGCTAAAAGAGTCATAAACTGAGATTTATCTTTTTCTTGAAATTTATTAAAAACTATATCTAGCTTTTTTGGATATGAGTTTGATTCTAAAATAAGTTTTTTATTATCAAAACATAATATTTTTGGAATATCAAGCTTTATACTATTTTTACTTTTTACATCTAAAAAATAGTCAAAACTTGCATCTTCATTTTCAATATTTAAAAAATCAATCTTTAATTTTTTTAGCTCAAGAGTTAGTAAATATAGTGTTAAATCATTTGAATATCTTATATCTATACTTTTTTTATCAATCTTATTTTTTAATCTATAAATCTCATTAATTCTAAACTCTATCTTTGGTTTTTCAATAGTTGCAAGTGCAACGATTGAATTAATATCCTCTACAACTAAGCTACTTATATTTTCTAAGCTTACAACTAAAAGTTCACTGCTTTTGTCTATATTTTCTACTTTTGAGAATACAAAAGTTCCACTTAGAGTTTTTATTTTGATTTTTTTACCTTCATATATTAAAGAGCTTAATTTTTCAAAAAGTTTTTTATCTGATTTTACTTTTTGATTTTCAAAAATAAAAGTTGCATCTTCAAAACCTTTAGAAACTTCACAAGATTTAAAAGCATTATAAAAATCTATACTATCTTTATCTTCTACTTCTTTTATTACACTTGGAGAAAAAGAGATTATACTCTCTTCATCAAAAGAGCTTGAAGTTTCAAGAGGCAGTTTCTCAACTACTTCAACTTCCAATCCATAATAAAAAATTGAAATAGGAACATACAAAGATAAAGCATTTGAAAAATCTTCTAATATTTTCTCTTCAGCTTCTATATAAAGATAAACAAAATCTAATTTTTGATATATTTTATATTCACAATCAAACTTTTTTGCAACAAAATCTAAAAACTTCATCAAAGTTTTATTGCTTGATTTATAATTAAACTTAAACTCTAGGACCATTTTTCATATCTCTTTTAAATGAAATCTTAGCTATATCTTCTATGCTAACATCTTCTGTTTTTACTACTTTTATATCGTGTTTTAAAAGATAATCTATTATCGTTTTTTCCATAGTTTTAGAAGCTTCTATAATTTCACTACTCAAATCAAATGTAGTATCATCTGCAACTCTTTTAGGAACAATGCCTAAAACATAAGTTGTTGGTAAATCACCATTCATTTCAATCATATTTAATGTTTGAAGCATCTCAACTTCGTGAGCACTTCCTTGCCAGTTTATATTTGATGGAACTTTTCGATAATCAAAGAAAAAAACATCTCCAGCATTTGAGTTTAATGAATCAATACAATCAACTACTAAAACCTCATCATATTTTATAATTAAAGGAATAAGTCTTTGAGCCAAAGTTCCACCATCAACTAAAGTTAAACTATTTTTTGAAGATTCAAACTCATACTTTTCATCTAAATAGTGAACAAAATGAGCTCCTATTCCCTCATCTTGGAATAGGATATTTCCTATTCCTAAAATTAAGATATTCATTTATGGTCATCTTCCCATTTATATCCAGAGATAATTGAATCCATATCCCCTTTTTTTCCATAAATTGAGTTAAATACAACCAAATAGATATGTATAGGCAAGAATATCAAAAAAATCCACATGAAAATATGATGAACTTCTCTAACAACAGCTAAACCTCCCATTAAAACCTCAATTGGTCTTAAAATATCAAATAAAAATCCACCTAAACCATCATGATAAACATGTATATATAAAATCAATCCAGTTAATGAGATAACTATTAAAGAGATATAAATAGCTGAATATGCCATAAATTGTAGTGGATTATATATCCCTTTTAGTTTAGTATGTTCACCTATTAAAATATAGTATTTAATCTGTTTTATCCACATTTTTGGTGATATAAAATCCCAAAAAGATAATCTCTCTTTTTTACTTTGTCTATCAAAGAAAAATAGATATATTTTTCCAATAGTCACACAAATTAGTAAAAAACCAAAAATTATGTGCCAACTTCTCATTAAAGCATTTAAAAAGTTTGTTGGCTCACCGCCATTTAAAGAAGGAGATATAAATGGATATGCCAAATAAAATCCTGTAAAAGTTAGAGCTGTAATAGCTAAAACTCTAATCCAGTGAGTTATTCTTAACCATACAGAGTATTCATAATGTTTTTTTATCATAGTTTATTCCTTAACTATTACAAGAAAAACCATATAATGGATCTACTTTATATGTTCCTAAATCATTACCTTTTTGATCCATAACATGAACAGCACAAGCAATACAAGGGTCAAAGCTATGAATAACTCTAATAATTTCAAGAGGTTGAGATATATCTTGAACCTTTAAACCAACTAAATTTGCTTCATAAGGTCCCATTTGCCCTTTTGCATCAATTGGTCCTGCATTCCAAGTTGAAGGAACAACAGCTTGATAGTTTTCAATAACTCCATTTTTTATTCTTACCCAGTGAGATAACATTCCTCTTGGAACATCTCCCATATATCTTCCTTTATACTCTTTGTTTTTATCTATTTTATAAGATGTATAAGTAGTTTCATCTACTTTTAAATTTTCAATTAAAGTATTAAATGTCTCTAATCCATGTTTTGCAATAGCTTTTACTTGAAGCATTCTAGCAGCTGTTCTTCCTAAAGTTGTAAATAAGGCACTTTTTGGCAATTTTGTTTTTGCTAAAAATTCATCTACTATTGGAACTACTCTTTTATTTCCTTTTGCATAAGATACCAATATACAAGCAAGAGGTCCAACTTCCATAGCTTTTCCGTCATATCTTGGAGATTTTATCCATGAATATTTACCTTTTACATCTAAGACTTTAGAATCTACAAGTTCTTTATTCATTCCAACTGTTTTCATATCTTTTAAACCTGTATATTTAGGATTTGTTTTCCCATCATAAGGGTGCAGTGCTTCATCATTTTCATACCAAGAGTGAGTTGCTTCTTCTGTTATTAAATCTTCATTTATTTCAAAAACTTTTGATAAATCACCATCAAAAATAATTCCAGAATCAAATAAAAACTCTGTTTGATTTAACATCATCTCTTGATTCGCAATAAAGTTCATAACTCCAGCTTTTTTTGTAACTGATAACTCATCTTTATATACACTTGCAGCCATTACAATATCAGCATGATAAGCATTTTCTATAAACTCTGCTGCATTTTTAAATAGTGTTAAATACTCTCCCATTCTTGATGGATCCAATAAATCCATAATACATGTCACTCCACCTACACTTAAGCTTTGTGGATGTGGTTGTTTCCCTCCAAAAATAGCCATAAGTTTTGCTAAATCTCTTTGAACTTCTAAAGCTTTTAAGTAGTGAGATAATAAAATCAAGTTTTGTTCAGAAGATAATCTATAAGTTTTATGCCCCCAATAAGCATTTGCAAAAGGTCCTAATTGCCCTTTTTCTACAAACTCTTTTACTCTTGTTTTAACTTTTTTTAAATCATTTTCTCCCGTTGCTATTGGAAAATCTGCATATTTAAATGCCTCATTTGAAGCTTTTTTCTCATCTGCATCAAGAGCAGAAACAATATCAACCCAATCAAGCCCATGAAGATGATAAAAATGAACAACATGATCATGCATAAAAAGTGCCATTGACATTAAACTTCTTGTAAGTTTTGCATTTAAAGGTGGAACTATTCCTAAAGCATTTTCAACAGCTTCAATTCCAGCTTTATAGTGTGAATATGTACAAACACCACAAATTCTTTGCATTAAAAAACCTGCATCTCTAGGATCTCTATTTTTTACAATAGTTTCCAAACCTCTCCATAAAGTTGAAGATGAATAAGCTTTTTGTATTACATTATTTTCATCAACTTCAACTTCTATTCTTAAATGCCCCTCAATTCTTGTAATTGGATCAATTATAACTCTTTTATTTGACATTATTGCTCTCCTTGTGAATCTTTTGGATTTTTATATCTTGAAATAGCTGCATGTGCTGCAATACCAATTCCTGTAATAGTAAGCAATCCAACTCCTATTTTATCAGCAGTTGCATCTGCTCCAAGTCCTTTAAATACTGTATTATATAATCTATTTGCAACTGGCTCTTCAAGAGGTCCCATAGTATCCCAAAAGTTTGGTTCACTACACCCAATACAGCCATGCCCTGCTTGAATTGGCCAAGACATATGAGAATTAAACTTGTTTTTTGAACAATTATTAAAAGTATATGGTCCTTTACACCCTACTTTATATAAACAATACCCCTTTTTAGCACCTTCATCTCCAAACTCTTCAACAAACTCTCCAGCATCAAAATGACCTCTTCTTTCACATAGGTCATGAATTCTTAAACCATAAGCCCACTTTGGTCTATTATAAGCATCAAGGGCTGGTAAAGTTCCATAAAGAATATAGTGAAGCAAAGTTCCTACTATATTTTTTTCACTTGGTGGACAACCTGGAACATTTATTACTTGTTTATTAGTAACTTTAGATAAAGCTTGAGCTCCTGTTGGATTTGGAATTGCTGCTTGAACGCCACCAAAAGATGAGCAAGTTCCTATTGCAAATATTGCTAAAGCGTTGTTTGAAGCCTCTATTGCACTTTGTTCACCTGTTTTTCCATGACCACCAATAGTTAAGAAAGTAGCATTTTCTCCTGTTGGAATTCCACCCTCAACCATTAAAATATATCTTCCTTTATATTTCTCAATAGCTGATTCAAGATTATGTTCAGCTTGCCATCCAGATGCTGCCATCAAAGTTTCATGATACTCTAAAGATATATAATCAAAAATAAGTGAATCAATAGTTGGGGCATCTGTTCTAAGTAGTGATTCACTGCATCCTGTACACTCCGCCATATGTAACCAAATAATTGGTAATCTATCACTCAAAGTTGCTGCTTTTGCAATCAATGGAGAGAAGCTTGATGGAAGTGTTAACATAGCAGTCATAGCAGCAGCCCACTTCATAAAGTCTCTTCTTGAAACACCTTTTTCTTCCAAATGAGAGGCCAAAGTCTTCTCTTCTTTAAATCCCTCTAAGCTCTCTAATTGTTTTAAACGATTAGATAATTTGTTATAAAGTTCACTATTTTTCAAAAAATGCTCCTGTGTTTTATTTTTTGTTCTCTATTCTATCCTCTTTATGTTTACTATTCATTTAATATTTTACTTTTGATAGATATAAACCATTTGGTTCTATTGGAGTTTTGAATATATTTTTTTCACAATTTAACTGTTTTTTTAAATCATTAATTGTGAGTTTTTTACTATTTATTTCAAGTAAAAATCCAACCATCAATCTAATTTGACTTCTTAAATATGAGTTTGCTGTAAAATTAAATACATAAATATCTCTATATTTATAGAATTTTGTCTTAAATATCTCTCTTATTGTATTCTCTTTTTCGCTTCCAGTTTTATGAAAATATACAAAATCATGAACACCTTCAAACTCTTTTATAGCAAGTTTTAAAAGCTCTTCATCTACACTTTTTACATAAGTAATATATTTTTGATTAAATGGATTTGTAGGTTTTGTTGTGATTAAATATCTATAAGTTCTTGTTTTTGCACTAAATCTTGCATGAAACTTATCATCAACTCTTGAAATATTTAAAATCTTTATTGCTTTATCTACTCTTTTATTTATTATCTTTTTAAATTTTTCAAAATCACTCCAATAATCTGGAATAAAAGCATTAAAAACCTGTTTTGTAGCATGAACATCTCTATCTGTTCTTCCACTTAAAATAATTTTTGTATCAATATTTATTGATTTAAAGACTTTTAAAAGCTCATCTTCAACTGTATTTTTGTTTGGCTGTTTTTGACTTCCACAAAAAGCAGTTCCATCGTAAGATATTGTAAATTTTAGATTCAATTTTTAATACTCTTTTTTAATAGTTCTGCTATATAAAAGATAACTAGAGGCTATCCAAATAAATGGGATAATATAAAGTGAATGAAAAAGTAACTTATCTGCTATATATTTGATTAAAATATAATAAATTACAACTGTAACAATTGCATAAGCTGTTGTTCTATTTTTTTCATATCTTGGATTAAAATATCCAAATACTATTACAAAAAATAGTGATATTAGAGGGAAAATTGATGTTAGTATAAAAAATGTGAAATCATCAATATCTTTATTAATTTTAAAATTATTTTTCCAAAAATTATAGCTATTTGTGAACTCCTCATAATTTGAACTAGCTATTGAATCATTTATATACATTTTAGAGTAGTCAATTTGATTTACTTCATCTATATCAATTATAAAAACTTTTCCATCATCTAATCTAAAACTTAAATTTCCATCTTGATTTAAAAGATGTGCCTCTTTACTTATAATAAACTGCTCTTTATCTTTTTCAGTTTTGAAAAGTTTTACATCTTTATATTTCTTATCATCTTTTTCTGAGATATAAATAAGCCAATCTCCAAACTTTTGACCAAATTCACTCTCTTTTATATTAAAATTTGCCTCTTTTTTCTTAAAATCTAAAAATGTTTTTGTCAAATATTTTGTTTTTGGAATAAGCCCCAAAGAGATTACCAAAAGCATAGCTGAGAGCAAAATAGTAATTGGGAAAAAAATCTTTAAAACCCTAACTGGATTTAATCCAAAAGATGTAATAACTGTTAGTTCATACTCACTTGATAGTTTTGAAACACTAATTGCTAAAGAGATAAAAAATGTAATTGGAAGAGTATAAAACAGAATTTGAGGTAATGAATAGCTAAAAAGTGTTAAAAGCTCATAAAAATTCATTGTAATAACTGATGTTAATGATGCAATTCTTACCAAAAAAACTACGCTTGTAATAAAAAATAGTCCCAAAAATATAGGAAAAAATGTAATACTTAATTGTGAATGTAAATAGTTATTTAATCTCAAAACAATCCCTTGAAAAATATTGATAAATTTAAAAAATACTCAAGTAAAAATGCTACTGCAAGAGGTGGAATAAATGGTATTTCACCATCTTTAAACCTTTTTACTCTATAAATATATAAAACTATTGCTAAAAGTGCAGATAAAAAAACTAAAAAAACAACCTCTTCTAAACCAACTATTATTGCAAAAGATGCAATAAGTGGTATATCTCCCTCACCTAAAGCTGTTTTTGTTTTTAAACTCTCATCTTTTAAAAATCTTGATTTAATATTTTGTATATAAAAAGTAACGACAAAATTTAATAAAACAAATGCTCCAGAGATAAAAAATGCATTTTTTAAAGAGTCGATAAAACTATACTCACTTATAAAAAATGATAAAAATAGAGCAACTAATAAAAGGTAATCAGGAACTGCTTTATACTTAAAATCATAAATTACTAAAACCAAAAGATTTAGAAAAAATAGTGCTATTAAAACTGTTTGCATATTTTATAAACCTCCAAATCTTCTTTGTCTTTTATTAAACTCAATAATAATATCTTCAAGCTCATCAACACTAAAATCAGGCCAAAGTGTGTTTGTAAAAAACATCTCAGAATAAGCATTTTGCCATAATAAATAGTTTGAAAGTCTAATCTCTCCACTTGTTCGTATAAGCAAATCAACATCTCCAAATCCTGCTGTATCAAGACAAGATTCAAAGTTTTTTTCATTTATTTCAAGATTTTTCTCATTTAATTTTTTTATAGCTCTAATTATCTCATCTTTTGAACCATAATTTAAAGCTAATACTTGAGTAAGTCCAGAGTTTTTTGATGTTTTTTCTTCAATATCTTTTATACTTTTTTGTAAACTCTTTGAAAATCTACTTAAATCTCCTATTGCTTTAAATCTTATATTGTTTTTCATCAAAGTTTCATACTCATTTTTTAAAAACTTTTCCAAAAGCTTCATTAAATACTCAACTTCAAGTTTTGGTCTATTCCAATTCTCTGTTGAAAACGCATATAAAGTAAGGTATTTAACACCTATTTTTGCACAATACTCTGTAATCTCTCTTACAGTTTTTGCTCCAGCTTCATGACCAGCTGTTCTTTTAAGACCTCTTTGTTTTGCCCATCTTCCATTTCCATCCATAATTATTGCAAGATGAGATGGGGGATTTGAACTACTCATTTGTAAACTCTTTTTCAAATCTATTTAAAATTTCTAAAGAGATATTTAGTTTATTTCCATAAAAATCAAAACTTTTATCTTTTAATAAAAGCTCTATTTTATTTGTATCACTTCCAAAAACATTAGACTCATCTAAAATATTTAGGCAAACTGCATCAAGATTTTTATTTTTTAGCATATTTTGTGCATTTGATTTTGCCTCTTTTTTATCCATCTCTGCTTTAAAACCAATAGAAAAAATATCTTTTTTATCTAAATTTGCCAATATATCAATATTTTTACTAAGCTCTAAACTCCAAGTTTCTCCAAGTTTCTCTTTTTTTAATTTCCCATCAAATTTTTCTTTTGGAATATAATCACTAACTGCTGCTACCATAAATAAAAAACTCTTTTTATCTAATTTTTTATCTAAAGCTAATTTCAAATTTTCAAACATCTCTTGCGAACTATATGAAACTCTCAAATCTATCTCATAAGGTATATTTTCAAAACCTCTACTTGAGACTAAAGTGACATCTGCACCCAAATAATAAAGCGCTGTTGCTAAATTTGATGCCATTTTCCCACTTGAAAAATTTGAGATATATCTTACATCATCAATTTTTTCTAAAGTTCCACCACCACTTAAAACAGCTCTTCTATTTTCCCAATATGAAGTTTTTAAAAGTTCTTTGCAAGTTTTATGAAAAATATCTATTGGCTCAAGCATTGCACCATTTCCAACATCTTTACAAGCTAACTCTTTTGTTTGAGTTTGTAAAACTTCAAATCCTAAATTTTTTAAGTTATTAATACTTTGAATAGTAATAGGATTTTCAATCATATTTGTGTTTGCAGCAGGTGCAATAATAATTTTCTTTTTACAAGCAAGCACTGTTTGAAGTAACAAATTATCAGCAATACCACAAGATATCTTATTTATAGTATTTGCAGTTGCTGGAGCAATTAGTAAAATATCAGCCCATTTTGTTATATCTATGTGATTATAGTTTTGGCTTTTATCCCAGCTTTCACTACTCTCATCTAAAACTCTGTTTTGTGAAATTGCTTCAAATGTTATTGGATTTATAAACTTTTTTGCACCATCGCTTAAAATTACTTTTACATTTGCACCAGCTTTTATAAAAAGTCTTATTAACTCTAAACTTTTATATATTGCAATTGAGCCAGTTACTGCTAAAAGTATATTTTTATCTTTTAAAATCACGATTTCTTCTTAGATGAAAAATGTTTATAAAAATAACCATCAATAGTTTTTGCTTTTGCTCGTGTCAAATACAATTCACCTTTTTTTACATTTCCAGTAACTGTTGAACCAGCTGCTATTAATACATCATCTTCAATATTTACAGGTGCAACAAATTGTGTATCACTTCCAACAAAAACATTTTTTCCAATAGTTGTTTGATGTTTATTTACCCCATCATAATTACAAGTTATTGTTCCACAACCAATATTTGTGCCTTCATCTATAAGACAATCTCCAAGATATGATAGATGACCTGCTTTTACACCATTTAATTTAGCTTTTTTTGTCTCTACAAAATTTCCAATATGTGTTTTATTCAGTTCACTATCTGGTCGTATTCGTGCCATTGGTCCAACATCACTATCTTTTACAATTGAGTCTTCAACTACACTATTTGTTTTTATATGTGAGTTTATAATTTTTGAGTTTCCAAGCAGACTTACACCATTTTCAATAATACTTTCACCTTCAATAGTAACTCCCTCTTCTATATAAATAGTATCAGGCAATCGAAGAATTACTCCAGCTTTTAAAAACTCTTTTTTAATTCTATTTTGATGAATTACTTCAGCATCGGAGAGTTCTACTTTTGAATTTACACCTTTAAAATTTTCTTCATTTACAATCAAAGGTTTTAACACTTTTCCTTGATTGATTGCAATTTCAACTAAATCTGTTATGTAGTACTCTTTTTGTGCATTATTGTTATTTAGTTTTGGTAAATTTTCAAGTAAAAACTTTGTTTCAAACTGATAAATTCCAGCATTTGCTGTTGTGATTTTTAGCTCTTCAATAGTTGCATCTTTTTGCTCAACTATTTTTTTGACATCTCCATTTTCAATTATTACTCTTCCATAACCATCTGCACTATCTAATTCTAAAACAGACATTACAATTGTTGCATTTGGAATATCAAATTTTTCTAACTCACTTGCTTGAATAAGTGGCATATCACCATTTAAAACTAAAGTTTTTTCATATTTTGGAACGATTCCCATAACTGCCCCTCCAGTTCCAGGGTAGTTTTTATGGTCTTGAATTACAAAATTTATATTTGAAAAATATTTTTCAATTTCAGTTTTAACTTTTTCAAACTGATGATATAAAACAACCGTTATATCATCACTCAATTTTAAAGCCTCTTTTATAGAGTAGTAAAGCATTGGTTTTCCAGAAATTTTATGTAAAACTTTTGGTGTATCTGATTTCATTCTAGTACCTTGCCCAGCTGCAAGTATTATTATTGATCTATTCAAATTTATTCCTTTTTATAAAGCTTCGTTTATCTCTTTTCTAAAATTCATTACAAGCTCACTTAATGCATTTCGCATATTATCATCACTTACATTTGTAGCTTCTAGATATCTATCTAAAACTCTCTCTTTGCTTTTAAAAAATTGTGCAATTTTTTTATTCTTTTGATGTTTATTATAAAGTAAAGCACCAGATGAAATAAGAGTAATTACAAGTCTAATATGACCTAAAATTGCAGCATAATTTAAAATATTAAATCCACTATTATCAGTTTCATTTAAATTAGCCCCTGCTGAAATTAGCCATCTTGCAATCTCATAATTCCCTTTCCATTGAGTGTGATGAAGAGCAGTTCTTCCGTGATTATCTTTTATATCAAGATTTGCTTTTTTTATCATAAGTTTTTCAACAACCTGAAGATTATCAGCAATTACAGCTTTATGAATTACAGTTCTTCCATCTTTATCTTGAATATCAAGACTTACTTTATATTTTAAAAATAGTTGAAGATTTTTTAAAAACTCTGCTTGCTCTTTTGGATTAAGAAGCTTTAATCCCTCTTCTACCATATACGCTATTGGTGTAATTCCATTCTCATCAACACAATTTACATCTACTCCATACTCTACAAGAGTATTAATAATAGGTTCACAACTATATTTTACTAACTCATATAAAATATTTCGTCCATTGGCTTTTTTTAGATTTACA
Protein-coding regions in this window:
- a CDS encoding HyaD/HybD family hydrogenase maturation endopeptidase; protein product: MNILILGIGNILFQDEGIGAHFVHYLDEKYEFESSKNSLTLVDGGTLAQRLIPLIIKYDEVLVVDCIDSLNSNAGDVFFFDYRKVPSNINWQGSAHEVEMLQTLNMIEMNGDLPTTYVLGIVPKRVADDTTFDLSSEIIEASKTMEKTIIDYLLKHDIKVVKTEDVSIEDIAKISFKRDMKNGPRV
- the cybH gene encoding Ni/Fe-hydrogenase, b-type cytochrome subunit; this translates as MIKKHYEYSVWLRITHWIRVLAITALTFTGFYLAYPFISPSLNGGEPTNFLNALMRSWHIIFGFLLICVTIGKIYLFFFDRQSKKERLSFWDFISPKMWIKQIKYYILIGEHTKLKGIYNPLQFMAYSAIYISLIVISLTGLILYIHVYHDGLGGFLFDILRPIEVLMGGLAVVREVHHIFMWIFLIFLPIHIYLVVFNSIYGKKGDMDSIISGYKWEDDHK
- a CDS encoding nickel-dependent hydrogenase large subunit produces the protein MSNKRVIIDPITRIEGHLRIEVEVDENNVIQKAYSSSTLWRGLETIVKNRDPRDAGFLMQRICGVCTYSHYKAGIEAVENALGIVPPLNAKLTRSLMSMALFMHDHVVHFYHLHGLDWVDIVSALDADEKKASNEAFKYADFPIATGENDLKKVKTRVKEFVEKGQLGPFANAYWGHKTYRLSSEQNLILLSHYLKALEVQRDLAKLMAIFGGKQPHPQSLSVGGVTCIMDLLDPSRMGEYLTLFKNAAEFIENAYHADIVMAASVYKDELSVTKKAGVMNFIANQEMMLNQTEFLFDSGIIFDGDLSKVFEINEDLITEEATHSWYENDEALHPYDGKTNPKYTGLKDMKTVGMNKELVDSKVLDVKGKYSWIKSPRYDGKAMEVGPLACILVSYAKGNKRVVPIVDEFLAKTKLPKSALFTTLGRTAARMLQVKAIAKHGLETFNTLIENLKVDETTYTSYKIDKNKEYKGRYMGDVPRGMLSHWVRIKNGVIENYQAVVPSTWNAGPIDAKGQMGPYEANLVGLKVQDISQPLEIIRVIHSFDPCIACAVHVMDQKGNDLGTYKVDPLYGFSCNS
- a CDS encoding hydrogenase small subunit; its protein translation is MKNSELYNKLSNRLKQLESLEGFKEEKTLASHLEEKGVSRRDFMKWAAAMTAMLTLPSSFSPLIAKAATLSDRLPIIWLHMAECTGCSESLLRTDAPTIDSLIFDYISLEYHETLMAASGWQAEHNLESAIEKYKGRYILMVEGGIPTGENATFLTIGGHGKTGEQSAIEASNNALAIFAIGTCSSFGGVQAAIPNPTGAQALSKVTNKQVINVPGCPPSEKNIVGTLLHYILYGTLPALDAYNRPKWAYGLRIHDLCERRGHFDAGEFVEEFGDEGAKKGYCLYKVGCKGPYTFNNCSKNKFNSHMSWPIQAGHGCIGCSEPNFWDTMGPLEEPVANRLYNTVFKGLGADATADKIGVGLLTITGIGIAAHAAISRYKNPKDSQGEQ
- the truA gene encoding tRNA pseudouridine(38-40) synthase TruA encodes the protein MNLKFTISYDGTAFCGSQKQPNKNTVEDELLKVFKSINIDTKIILSGRTDRDVHATKQVFNAFIPDYWSDFEKFKKIINKRVDKAIKILNISRVDDKFHARFSAKTRTYRYLITTKPTNPFNQKYITYVKSVDEELLKLAIKEFEGVHDFVYFHKTGSEKENTIREIFKTKFYKYRDIYVFNFTANSYLRSQIRLMVGFLLEINSKKLTINDLKKQLNCEKNIFKTPIEPNGLYLSKVKY
- a CDS encoding LptF/LptG family permease, giving the protein MRLNNYLHSQLSITFFPIFLGLFFITSVVFLVRIASLTSVITMNFYELLTLFSYSLPQILFYTLPITFFISLAISVSKLSSEYELTVITSFGLNPVRVLKIFFPITILLSAMLLVISLGLIPKTKYLTKTFLDFKKKEANFNIKESEFGQKFGDWLIYISEKDDKKYKDVKLFKTEKDKEQFIISKEAHLLNQDGNLSFRLDDGKVFIIDIDEVNQIDYSKMYINDSIASSNYEEFTNSYNFWKNNFKINKDIDDFTFFILTSIFPLISLFFVIVFGYFNPRYEKNRTTAYAIVTVVIYYILIKYIADKLLFHSLYIIPFIWIASSYLLYSRTIKKEY
- a CDS encoding prepilin peptidase, producing the protein MQTVLIALFFLNLLVLVIYDFKYKAVPDYLLLVALFLSFFISEYSFIDSLKNAFFISGAFVLLNFVVTFYIQNIKSRFLKDESLKTKTALGEGDIPLIASFAIIVGLEEVVFLVFLSALLAIVLYIYRVKRFKDGEIPFIPPLAVAFLLEYFLNLSIFFKGLF
- a CDS encoding di-trans,poly-cis-decaprenylcistransferase, with the protein product MSSSNPPSHLAIIMDGNGRWAKQRGLKRTAGHEAGAKTVREITEYCAKIGVKYLTLYAFSTENWNRPKLEVEYLMKLLEKFLKNEYETLMKNNIRFKAIGDLSRFSKSLQKSIKDIEEKTSKNSGLTQVLALNYGSKDEIIRAIKKLNEKNLEINEKNFESCLDTAGFGDVDLLIRTSGEIRLSNYLLWQNAYSEMFFTNTLWPDFSVDELEDIIIEFNKRQRRFGGL
- the coaBC gene encoding bifunctional phosphopantothenoylcysteine decarboxylase/phosphopantothenate--cysteine ligase CoaBC — its product is MILKDKNILLAVTGSIAIYKSLELIRLFIKAGANVKVILSDGAKKFINPITFEAISQNRVLDESSESWDKSQNYNHIDITKWADILLIAPATANTINKISCGIADNLLLQTVLACKKKIIIAPAANTNMIENPITIQSINNLKNLGFEVLQTQTKELACKDVGNGAMLEPIDIFHKTCKELLKTSYWENRRAVLSGGGTLEKIDDVRYISNFSSGKMASNLATALYYLGADVTLVSSRGFENIPYEIDLRVSYSSQEMFENLKLALDKKLDKKSFLFMVAAVSDYIPKEKFDGKLKKEKLGETWSLELSKNIDILANLDKKDIFSIGFKAEMDKKEAKSNAQNMLKNKNLDAVCLNILDESNVFGSDTNKIELLLKDKSFDFYGNKLNISLEILNRFEKEFTNE
- the glmU gene encoding bifunctional UDP-N-acetylglucosamine diphosphorylase/glucosamine-1-phosphate N-acetyltransferase GlmU, which translates into the protein MNRSIIILAAGQGTRMKSDTPKVLHKISGKPMLYYSIKEALKLSDDITVVLYHQFEKVKTEIEKYFSNINFVIQDHKNYPGTGGAVMGIVPKYEKTLVLNGDMPLIQASELEKFDIPNATIVMSVLELDSADGYGRVIIENGDVKKIVEQKDATIEELKITTANAGIYQFETKFLLENLPKLNNNNAQKEYYITDLVEIAINQGKVLKPLIVNEENFKGVNSKVELSDAEVIHQNRIKKEFLKAGVILRLPDTIYIEEGVTIEGESIIENGVSLLGNSKIINSHIKTNSVVEDSIVKDSDVGPMARIRPDSELNKTHIGNFVETKKAKLNGVKAGHLSYLGDCLIDEGTNIGCGTITCNYDGVNKHQTTIGKNVFVGSDTQFVAPVNIEDDVLIAAGSTVTGNVKKGELYLTRAKAKTIDGYFYKHFSSKKKS